ACAATTCGATGAGGCCCTCAGCACATTCCACGCTGCCATCGATCGCAAGGCAGCCTCATCAAAAGATCACCTCGCATTACAATACCTATTGGGACGCACATTCGAGGATGCCGGCAAATCGGCTGAGGCAGCCGAGCGTTATAGGCGAATCTATCAGGAAGTGGGATCGTATCGTGACATCGAGGTACGGTTGGACCGACTCAGCGGACTTCCCCTAAACGATCAACTCACAAATTCTGTTTCATCGTCCTGGTGGGGAGGCCTGTTCCGGCCATCTGACCGAGTACCTCGCGACGAAAGAACGCACAAATTCCCCACGTTCAAATAATTCGGCCTCGAGGTTTCTGTAAATTGATCAAACAAGAGTAAGTACCTGACCAGCACTCGTACAACTGGCTTCTCTGTCGAGAAGCTTCTCCCTAGCCACTTGGGCCAACTGTCTCGGTCATTTCAGTCCCTTGACCTGTATTTCTTGTCACATCTGTAGCATCTGTTGCCACAGTCGGTAGACCACGTTTGTCCTGGGACGGTATTGTCTGCCCTATGGTCACGATGCTCTGGGTATCTAACCATACGGAGGGTCATTTTACTTCACCTCTATCAAAGGAGTGTTCCATGAAACATACGTACAACCTCAAGACAGCGATGTCCGGCCTTTTTGTCGCCGGCGTCCTCTCGATGGCGGTGACGGCACAGGCCGTCACGCTTGATGCTGGTGTCTTTGCGGTGGGCAACGGCGATGCGGCGAATCCGGTCGTGATTAATGTCCCAGATCCAGGTTTGTCCGGAGGGAGCGGAATTTTCTTGGACACCATTAATTTTGATCTGGGTTCATTCACGCATTTCAATATGACGTCCGTAGCCAATAGCATCACTGCTTTTGGCTCCACCATTTTTGAGAACAATGGTGATTCTGAGCTTCCCGTAGTGCCTGGCGGGTATCAAGGTGCAGCTGACACGTTCAACGCACTAGCACTGGCCGACCTTGGGCTTTCGCGTGATTATCACCTGCATCCTGCAGGCCTTGCTCCTGCTGGAGCAGGCTACACGTTGACCTTGTGGGGCTCGAATGGTGGCCCGGCTGTTCCACTCCCTGCTGCAGCCTGGCTGTTCGGCAGCGGCGTGATCGGATTGGCGGGCTTGGCCCGTCGCAAGATGGCGGCGGCAGTCTGATCTCGAGACTGGTTCACGGAAGGACTCCACGCGGGTTCTTCTACGGCATCGGCGGCTACCTTGGCACATGCTGAGGTAGCCGTCAGATGGTGGGGCCGATCCGTTGAAATCGAATTGCTTGATGGAATTACCATGAAACACAGAATGAACACTCGGTCGCGATTGGTCTCACGGTCGTTCGTGGAATGTTTCAGTTTACTGGCCCTGCTGGTGTTCTGGTCAGTAGGGATGAGCCAGGAAGTGAGCGCTGCGGTACTGTACCCCATCGGTGATCGACCGATCGCTGTCTCGGCGCCGGTCAATGCCGATAGGTGGGACATCGACGACCAGGTCGACGCGGAAATGGTCGATCGGCAACCCGTGCTCTCATTGACGACCTCGCCGGCTGATTTGGTGCGCGCTTTGGCGATTTCCTATCATGAACTCACGGCGGTCGGTTGGCGCTCGATATTCGAGGTCGATCACGAGGCTTGGGGATTTACCTTCGCCTTGACGCTACAAGGACGACCGGGGCATGGGCCGCTTCTGCTGTCAATTGGTCCGGTCAAGCTGGCCAGCAGTTCGCCGATCATGCCTCTTGCATCTTCTCCCTCGTCTGTTCTGCTGTTTTTGCCCGGGTTAGTCGGCCTACTCGGAGTCCTGTTGCGTGAACAACATCGGCTGACAGCGTCCGGTTCCGAAACGGAATCGCTGAGAGAACCGCCGCCGTTTGGAAGTACTCCCGGCTTGCTCATCCTGTCGGCGGATCCCACATTCTCTCAGGGCATTCAAGCGCAGGTGAGCCAAGCGGGGTATCCGTCTCGAATCGCCGCTGACATCAATGACACCCTCACGATCAGTGAACATGTCGTGCCGGCGCTTCTCCTCGTTGATCGCCGCGTTCCAGATTGGGACATGCTTCGTACCAGTCCGGTGCTGAAGAGCGTCCCCATGATCAGCTTGGCACCGGCAGGAAGTTTGTGCACGGAGGAGCAATGGATGTCGGACTTGGAGCGTGGAGCAGACAGCATCTACGATTTTTGTGATGGAGGCCGCCTGTTTCTTGCCAAGCTGAGAGCCTCCCTTCGGCGAGCCGGGTGTGCGGTCACCAATCGCGCCGTGTACCAGGTGGGGGCTCTGCACTTGGATGCGGATCACCATGAGGTGACGATTGCCGGGCAGCAGCTTCCGCTTTCCTCAAAGCCGTTTGCCATTCTCAAAACGCTGATGGAGGCGCCCTCCAGAGTATTCAGTCGAAGTGAATTGGTCGATCGCGTGTGGGGGCCGCAATTTGCCATTGGGCAACACACGCTGGATGTGCATGTCCATGCGCTTCGCCGGCAACTGGATCTAGTCCCACAACGGCGTTGTCAGCTCATCACGATCAAGGGAGTTGGGTTCAAGCTCAAGGCGGAGAATGCGATGCCGGTCTCCTGTGCCGTGGAAGTCGAGTGTTCGATTCACCCGGGTGATCGCAACACATCTGAAGAATTAGCGGCAGCCTCCGGCTTACGAGCGAAACAAGCCAGCGTCGATCCGCTCTGTCAGTTTCCCTCACCTCACGTTCCCGCCCTTAAGCGGGTCACACGCCGGCGTCCTAACCGGATGCCACGAAGGCCAACAGCAGTGGGTCATTTTGGCCATGCGGCACTCGCTAGTTAGATTGTGTCCTCATGTGCTCCTTCGTGATGACTAGAATTGGGTAGAAGAGAAAAGAATGACTCCTTTCCGGGGTGGGCCGAGGTGCGGAAGGTCAATCGAACGCTCCTCATGTCCAGCCTGGACTGGGGGGGGCGGTGTGCCGCTCGGGGGATGGTGAGAAAAATAAGAGGGAATTCAATGGATAAGCTACGAATTGGGTTGGTGTGTATGGGGATCGGTATCGGCTGTGGTAGTTGGGCTCAGGCTATGACGGATCGAACGGTCATGCTGATGCTTGGGGGACAGTATTGCGATCTCTATCTCGGAAATGTCGAATCTGCTCTGAAACAAATTGCCGGTGTCAAAGCAGTCGATCTCAAGAGCATGAAAAGGCATGCGATTGTGACGCTGGAGGGTGATAAGTCGACGACGAAGCAGCTCGCCGACGCCGTGAATGGAGTGAAGGGAGAAGGCTGGCATTGTAGTGCTCAAGTCATGAAGTAAGCGAGCATTCTGAATTTGAACCATCTGCCCCGTGAACATTGCGTCCGACAGAGATCTAGACGATGGAACCGTTGTTGCTGCGTATCCAGGAAGCCGCCGAGGTGCTTCAAGTCAGTAAATGGACGATTTATCGGTGGATCGATGAAGGTCGTTTACGTGGTACTAAAATCGGCCAAGGCAGCCTGCGGGTGTTTCGCGCATCGGTCAGTGAACTGATCGAGAAGGAAAAGATCGACGGGGAAAAGACTCAGGTCAATGGCCGGATCAAATCCGTTGAGCCTCGCCCAGCGAAACGGAAAGGTCGATGACGCTCATAGGGGGTAGTAAGGGCGAGGAAGAACGCAGAACGGCACTCTGACTTGGTGAGACATCTGAACTGAGTGATCCACCGAGTTTGGTCTTGGTCGGTTCAATATTGCGCTGCGTAATTCACCAATCAATAGTCCGCACCATTGAGCTCAATGGCTCACTTCTAGTCTGTTGCTGCTTTAGCAGGTACAGGGCA
The Candidatus Nitrospira nitrosa DNA segment above includes these coding regions:
- a CDS encoding VPLPA-CTERM sorting domain-containing protein translates to MKHTYNLKTAMSGLFVAGVLSMAVTAQAVTLDAGVFAVGNGDAANPVVINVPDPGLSGGSGIFLDTINFDLGSFTHFNMTSVANSITAFGSTIFENNGDSELPVVPGGYQGAADTFNALALADLGLSRDYHLHPAGLAPAGAGYTLTLWGSNGGPAVPLPAAAWLFGSGVIGLAGLARRKMAAAV
- a CDS encoding response regulator transcription factor, encoding MKHRMNTRSRLVSRSFVECFSLLALLVFWSVGMSQEVSAAVLYPIGDRPIAVSAPVNADRWDIDDQVDAEMVDRQPVLSLTTSPADLVRALAISYHELTAVGWRSIFEVDHEAWGFTFALTLQGRPGHGPLLLSIGPVKLASSSPIMPLASSPSSVLLFLPGLVGLLGVLLREQHRLTASGSETESLREPPPFGSTPGLLILSADPTFSQGIQAQVSQAGYPSRIAADINDTLTISEHVVPALLLVDRRVPDWDMLRTSPVLKSVPMISLAPAGSLCTEEQWMSDLERGADSIYDFCDGGRLFLAKLRASLRRAGCAVTNRAVYQVGALHLDADHHEVTIAGQQLPLSSKPFAILKTLMEAPSRVFSRSELVDRVWGPQFAIGQHTLDVHVHALRRQLDLVPQRRCQLITIKGVGFKLKAENAMPVSCAVEVECSIHPGDRNTSEELAAASGLRAKQASVDPLCQFPSPHVPALKRVTRRRPNRMPRRPTAVGHFGHAALAS
- a CDS encoding helix-turn-helix domain-containing protein, translated to MEPLLLRIQEAAEVLQVSKWTIYRWIDEGRLRGTKIGQGSLRVFRASVSELIEKEKIDGEKTQVNGRIKSVEPRPAKRKGR